The Accipiter gentilis chromosome 9, bAccGen1.1, whole genome shotgun sequence genome includes a region encoding these proteins:
- the C3 gene encoding complement C3, protein MGAPVLPLFLGLLLLHVAPTYANIVTMVTPAVLRLETEERVVLEAPGLTTATEATLMVQDFPLKRHVLYKVGVSLSPAEGMLATTTIKVSAKALPQRTGKQFVSVTAQVAKVTLEKVLLVSLQSGYIFLQTDKPIYTPGSIVLCRFFALGHLMEPLPKTVIVEIKTPDDIIIKQMPVSSPMKTGIFSLNHNLPEVVSLGTWTITAKFEDSPEQVFSTQFEVKEYVLPSFEVVLEPEEKFLYIDQKEDFRVSITARYLYGKRLQGTAFVLFGVMVDDEKRSIPQSLQRVKVSDGDGEAVLSMATLRQRFANPQELVGHSLYVSVTVLTESGSDMVEAQRSGIRIVTSPYTIHFTHTPKYFKPGMPFDLTVYVTNPDESPAARVAVKADGFQGLVSTQRDGTAKLVLNMPANRDAVPITVRTNQPGLPPDRQASRQMTAEAYRSQGNSGNYLHLAVGATELQPGDNLAVNFHLKSNNNAARDSVSHFTYLIMSKGRIVHVGRQRHEAGQSLVTMSLPVTAELIPSFRIVAYYFVLPNEIVADSIWVDVKDTCMGTLVVKGATEADNRVHEPGTPMRLRIEGDHKAHVGLVAVDKGVFVLSKKNKLTQSKVWDTVEKSDIGCTPGSGRDNVGVFADAGLSLVTSTKIATPQRAEVQCSQPAKRKRRSLQLIEYKGTKMAEYTDKMLRKCCEDGMKENPMGHSCEQRTNYIQDGEACIRAFLDCCNYIKGIRDQKQRELHLELARSEADDSFLSDEDITSRSLFPESWLWQVEPLMEQPNELGISTKTLPVYLKDSITTWEVLAVSLSQTKGLCVADPYEITVMKEFFIDLRLPYSVVRNEQVEIRAILYNYWTDEITVRVELMHNPALCSASTSKTRYQQIVRLKAQSSWAVPFVIVPLQLGLHDVEVKAAVRGKFVADGVKKKLKVVPEGMRLEKTVKIVELDPKAKGINGVQEEKVKAGNLSDIVPNTESETKVSIQGNPVSIMVEKAIDGEKLKHLIVTPAGCGEQNMIGLTPTVIATHYLDSTLQWESLGLQRRTEAIDLIRKGYTQQLAFRKPDNSYAAFKDRPSSTWLTAYVAKVFAMAIKLVDIDPEVICGAVKWLILEKQKPDGIFQEDAPVIHKEMVGGYQGAEPEVSLTAFVLIALQESREVCKDHVNSLDGSITKASEYLARRYQWLTRPYTVALTSYALALTGKLKSEKVLMKFAKEGKRWEERNARTYNIEGTSYALLALLQMEKPELTGPVARWLAQQNYFGGGYGSTQATILVFQALAHYEVATPRQLDLNLDVSVLLPRRASAITYRIENRNALVARSAETKFNEDFTVKAEGTGKGTMTVVTIYNAKVPDKDNKCDNFDLQVQVEDVNRGKEQDGVLRSIKITICTRYLDNVDATMSILDVTMLTGFSPDLQDLKRLTDGVDRYISKFEIDQAQSDRSNLVIYLDKISHKAEECFSFRAHQRFQVGLIQPAAVTVYSYYKIDDRCTRFYHPDKNGGQLSKICYGDVCRCAEENCFVQHKQDVPITVNQRIKRACEPGVDYVYKVKLMAMEQSPTHDNYIMTILSVIKMGTDEDPAGSNRTFVSHWQCRDTLRLQIGQDYLLWGLATDLWATGSRFSYLIGKDTWLEAWPSEVACQEADLQPICQDFVEFAEAMTMFGCPS, encoded by the exons ATGGGGGCTCCGGTGCTGCCCCTCTTCCTCGGCCTCCTTCTGCTGCATGTGGCACCCACCTATGCCAACAT TGTGACGATGGTGACACCAGCGGTGCTGCGGCTGGAGACGGAGGAGCGGGTGGTGCTGGAGGCACCAGGGTTGACCACTGCCACGGAGGCCACCCTCATGGTGCAGGACTTTCCCCTCAAGCGCCACGTGCTCTACAAGGTCGGAGTGTCACTGAGCCCTGCCGAGGGCATGTTGGCCACCACCACCATCAAG GTGTCAGCCAAGGCACTGCCTCAGAGAACGGGGAAGCAGTTTGTCTCAGTGACGGCACAGGTGGCCAAGGTGACCCTGGAGAAGGTGCTGCTGGTGTCACTCCAGAGCGGCTACATCTTCCTGCAGACCGACAAGCCCATCTACACCCCTGGCTCCATCG tgctctgCCGCTTCTTCGCTCTGGGCCACCTCATGGAGCCACTGCCCAAGACAGTGATTGTGGAGATCAAG ACACCTGATGATATCATCATCAAGCAAATGCCCGTGTCCTCACCAATGAAGACTGGCATCTTCTCCCTCAACCACAACCTGCCCGAGGTCGTCAG CCTGGGGACATGGACGATAACGGCCAAATTCGAAGATTCACCAGAACAGGTCTTCAGCACCCAATTTGAAGTCAAAGAGTATG TGCTGCCAAGCTTTGAGGTGGTCCTGGAGCCAGAGGAGAAGTTCCTCTACATTGACCAGAAGGAGGATTTCCGAGTGTCCATCACAGCCAG GTACCTGTATGGGAAGCGCCTGCAGGGGACAGCCTTTGTCCTCTTCGGTGTTATGGTGGACGATGAGAAGAGGAGCATCCCCCAGTCCCTGCAGCGTGTCAAG GTGAGCGATGGGGACGGGGAAGCCGTGCTGTCCATGGCCACGCTGCGGCAGCGATTCGCCAACCCCCAGGAGCTGGTGGGACATTCACTCTACGTCTCCGTCACCGTACTCACGGAGTCAG GCAGTGACATGGTGGAGGCACAGCGCAGTGGCATCCGCATCGTGACATCCCCGTACACCATCCACTTCACCCACACCCCCAAGTACTTCAAGCCAGGGATGCCCTTCGATCTGACG GTCTATGTCACTAACCCAGATGAGTCCCCGGCTGCACGTGTCGCCGTCAAGGCTGATGGCTTCCAGGGTCTTGTCTCCACCCAGCGTGATGGCACAGCCAAGCTGGTCCTCAACATGCCGGCCAACAGGGATGCCGTCCCCATCACT GTGCGGACGAATCAGCCGGGGCTGCCTCCCGACCGCCAGGCCTCGCGGCAGATGACTGCCGAAGCTTACCGCAGCCAGGGTAATTCTGGCAACTACCTCCACCTGGCAGTGGGGGCCACCGAGCTGCAGCCTGGTGACAACCTTGCCGTGAACTTCCACCTCAAGAGCAACAACAACGCTGCCCGTGACTCCGTCTCGCACTTCACCTACCTG ATCATGAGCAAGGGACGCATTGTCCACGTGGGGCGACAGCGGCATGAGGCGGGCCAGAGCCTGGTTACCATGTCGTTGCCAGTGACAGCCGAGCTCATCCCCTCCTTCCGCATCGTGGCCTACTACTTTGTGTTGCCCAATGAGATTGTTGCTGACTCCATCTGGGTTGATGTCAAGGACACTTGCATGGGCACC CTGGTGGTGAAGGGAGCAACGGAGGCTGATAACCGGGTGCATGAACCAGGGACACCCATGCGGCTGCGCATCGAGGGTGACCACAAAGCCCACGTGGGGTTGGTGGCCGTGGACAAGGGCGTCTTTGTCCTCAGCAAGAAGAACAAGCTCACCCAGTCCAAG GTTTGGGACACAGTGGAGAAGAGTGACATCGGCTGCACCCCAGGCAGTGGGAGGGACAACGTGGGTGTCTTTGCTGACGCTGGCCTCAGCCTGGTCACCAGCACGAAGATAGCCACGCCACAGCGAGCGG AGGTCCAGTGTTCCCAGCCTGCGAAACGCAAGCGCCGCTCCCTGCAGCTCATCGAGTACAAAGGCACCAAGA TGGCTGAGTACACGGACAAGATGCTGCGCAAGTGTTGTGAAGACGGCATGAAGGAAAACCCCATGGGTCACAGCTGCGAGCAGCGAACCAACTACATCCAGGATGGAGAAGCCTGCATCCGGGCCTTCCTCGACTGCTGCAACTACATCAAGGGCATCCGTGACCAGAAGCAGCGCGAGCTCCACCTTGAGCTGGCTCGAA GCGAGGCGGACGATAGCTTCTTGTCTGACGAGGACATCACTTCACGGAGCCTCTTCCCGGAGAGCTGGCTGTGGCAGGTGGAGCCGCTGATGGAGCAGCCCAATGAGCTGGG AATCTCCACGAAGACTCTCCCTGTGTACCTGAAGGACTCCATCACCACGTGGGAGGTCCTGGCCGTCAGCCTCTCACAGACCAAGG GTCTGTGCGTGGCTGACCCCTATGAGATCACGGTGATGAAGGAGTTCTTCATCGACCTGCGCCTGCCCTACTCCGTGGTGAGGAACGAGCAGGTGGAGATCCGTGCCATCCTCTACAACTACTGGACGGACGAAATCACG GTGCGCGTGGAGCTAATGCATAACCCGGCCCTGTGCAGCGCCTCCACCTCCAAGACGCGCTACCAGCAGATCGTCCGCCTGAAAGCCCAGTCATCGTGGGCCGTGCCCTTCGTCATCGTGCCCTTGCAGCTGGGGCTGCATGATGTCGAGGTGAAGGCAGCCGTTCGGGGCAAGTTCGTGGCTGATGGTGTCAAGAAGAAGCTCAAAGTTGTG CCCGAAGGGATGAGGTTGGAGAAGACGGTGAAGATAGTTGAGCTGGACCCGAAGGCGAAGGGAATCA ATGGTGTACAGGAAGAGAAGGTGAAGGCAGGAAACCTCTCTGACATTGTCCCCAACACTGAGTCGGAGACCAAAGTCAGCATCCAAG GCAACCCTGTGTCCATCATGGTGGAGAAAGCCATCGACGGGGAGAAGCTGAAGCACCTCATCGTGACGCCTgcgggctgtggggagcagaacATGATCGGGTTGACACCCACTGTCATTGCCACCCACTACCTGGACAGCACGTTGCAGTGGGAAAGCCTTGGTCTTCAGCGCCGCACTGAGGCCATTGACTTGATTAGAAAGG GTTACACCCAACAACTTGCTTTCCGGAAACCCGACAACTCCTATGCCGCCTTCAAGGACCGCCCATCAAGCACCTG GTTGACAGCCTACGTGGCCAAAGTCTTTGCCATGGCCATCAAGCTGGTAGACATTGACCCCGAGGTGATTTGTGGTGCCGTGAAATGGCTCATCCTGGAGAAGCAGAAGCCGGATGGGATTTTCCAAGAAGACGCTCCTGTCATCCATAAGGAGATGGTG GGTGGCTACCAGGGTGCTGAGCCCGAGGTGTCACTGACAGCCTTTGTACTCATTGCGCTGCAAGAGTCCCGGGAGGTCTGCAAGGACCATGTCAAT AGCTTGGATGGGAGCATCACCAAAGCCTCTGAATACCTCGCCCGGAGGTACCAGTGGCTGACCCGACCCTACACGGTGGCACTGACCTCCTATGCCTTGGCCCTGACAGGGAAACTCAAAAGCGAGAAAGTTCTCATGAAGTTTGCCAAAG AGGGCAAACGCTGGGAGGAACGCAACGCCCGTACCTACAACATCGAGGGGACATCCTATGCGTTGTTGGCCTTGCTGCAAATGGAGAAGCCGGAGCTGACAGGGCCGGTGGCCCGCTGGCTTGCTCAGCAGAACTACTTTGGTGGTGGCTACGGATCCACTCAG GCCACCATCCTGGTATTCCAAGCGTTGGCCCACTATGAAGTGGCAACTCCGCGGCAGCTCGACCTCAACCTCGATGTGTCGGTGCTGCTGCCACGCCGTGCCAGCGCCATCACCTACCGCATCGAGAACCGCAACGCCCTGGTGGCACGCTCCGCTGAG ACCAAGTTCAACGAGGACTTCACGGTGAAAGCTGAGGGCACGGGCAAGGGGACAATGACAGTGGTGACCATCTACAATGCCAAGGTCCCCGACAAGGACAACAAGTGTGACAATTTCGACCTGCAGGTGCAGGTGGAGGATGTGAACAGAG GCAAGGAACAGGATGGCGTCCTCCGCTCCATCAAGATCACCATCTGCACCAG GTACCTGGACAACGTGGATGCCACCATGTCCATTCTTGACGTCACCATGCTCACAGGCTTCTCACCTGACCTCCAGGACCTGAAGAGG CTCACAGATGGGGTGGACAGGTACATCTCCAAGTTTGAGATTGACCAAGCACAGTCGGACCGCAGCAACCTCGTCATCTACCTCGACAAG ATCTCGCACAAGGCCGAGGAGTGTTTCTCCTTCAGGGCCCACCAGCGATTCCAGGTGGGCTTGATCCAGCCCGCGGCCGTCACCGTCTACAGCTACTACAAGATCG aTGACCGCTGTACCCGTTTCTACCATCCGGACAAGAACGGCGGGCAACTGAGCAAGATCTGCTACGGGGACGTGTGCCGCTGCGCCGAAg aAAACTGCTTCGTACAGCACAAGCAAGACGTCCCGATCACCGTCAACCAACGCATTAAGCGCGCCTGCGAGCCGGGAGTTGACTACG TGTACAAAGTGAAGCTGATGGCAATGGAGCAGTCGCCGACCCATGACAACTACATCATGACCATTCTCTCTGTCATCAAGATGG GCACTGACGAGGACCCAGCAGGAAGCAACCGGACCTTCGTGAGCCACTGGCAGTGCCGAGACACTCTGAGGCTCCAGATCGGCCAGGACTACCTGCTCTGGGGGCTGGCAACCGACTTGTGGGCCACCGGCAGCCG CTTCTCCTACCTCATCGGCAAGGACACGTGGCTGGAGGCATGGCCCTCGGAGGTGGCATGCCAGGAGGCCGACCTGCAACCCATCTGCCAGGACTTTGTTGAGTTCGCCGAGGCCATGACCATGTTTGGGTGTCCATCCTGA
- the TNFSF14 gene encoding tumor necrosis factor ligand superfamily member 14: MGDGVFALAGPWPPLPPPRAPTGAATPPVPAWRRRVRGGGWGRWVLGTLVALALVAVAVQGWVLAGVQGELQRVTARLQASGDRLLSEKVQQDRPPTKKPAAHLIAGADVSSQPNGSLRWEPGKSWAFIRGLGYRGGSLVCRQPGLYFVYAKVQLGAPGCPARAATLHGIHKRTPRYPGVLDLLVNKVVYCPQAHQVPWARNSFLGGLVRLETGDEVFTQVQAPELVRAVDGTRSYFGMFMV, encoded by the exons ATGGGGGACGGCGTCTTCGCCCTGGCGGGGCCCTGGCCACCGTTACCCCCTCCCagggcacccacgggtgctgccACCCCCCCCGTCCCGGCGTGGCGACGACGGGTCCGGGGAGGGGGTTGGGGACGCTGGGTACTGGGGACACTGGTGGCCCTGGCActggtggcggtggcggtgcagggctgggtgctggcggGGGTCCAGGGGGAGCTGCAGAGGGTGACGGCGCGGCTGCAG GCGAGTGGGGACCGGCTGCTGTCGGAGAAGGTGCAGCAAG ATCGCCCCCCAACTAAGAAGCCAGCAGCTCATCTGATAG CCGGCGCCGACGTCTCATCCCAACCCAACGGGTCCCTTCGGTGGGAACCCGGCAAATCGTGGGCCTTCATCCGAGGTCTGGGCTACCGCGGCGGCTCCCTCGTTTGCCGCCAGCCCGGTCTCTACTTCGTCTACGCCAAGGTGCAGCTGGGTGCTCCTGGGTGCCCGGCGCGTGCCGCCACCCTCCACGGCATCCACAAACGAACGCCCCGTTATCCCGGTGTCCTCGATCTCCTGGTGAATAAGGTGGTTTATTGTCCCCAAGCCCACCAGGTCCCCTGGGCCCGGAACAGCTTTTTGGGGGGACTCGTGCGCCTCGAAACGGGGGATGAGGTTTTCACCCAGGTGCAGGCACCCGAGTTGGTGCGGGCAGTGGATGGCACCCGTTCTTATTTTGGGATGTTTATGGtgtaa
- the LOC126042854 gene encoding uncharacterized protein LOC126042854, producing the protein MPPLGDPETPPLPPCPCRCRCRCRCRCRCRCRRLLLPVLAAVGAAALGAAVAATVTLVLGVSPGGTPPQAATAAHMLLSAGSLVVPSGLGWRYEEGINGVFLSGDVQMTDGQLRVTTGGLYLFYGQFAVTCTASTCPPGTVTLQLQRAAPEPPLLAVPLALPDNAGSHPARSGLAQAVGQLQRGDVLHLNLTGNLSGDGWQLAQDKRESNFVGLLRIAGE; encoded by the exons ATGCCACCGCTCGGCGACCCCGAGACCCCCCCGCTGCCTCCCTGCCCGtgtcggtgccggtgccggtgccggtgccggtgccggtgccggtgccgtcGCCTTCTCCTCCCGGTTCTCGCCGCTGTCGGAGCCGCCGCTCTCGGAGCCGCCGTCGCCGCGACGGTCACCCTCGTCCTGGGGGTGAGCCCCGGGGGGACCCCGCCGCAG GCTGCCACGGCCGCCCACATGCTGCTGAGTGCTG GCTCCTTGGTGGTGCCATCAGGACTCGGTTGGCGCTACGAGGAAGGCATCAACGGCGTCTTCCTCAGCGGTGACGTACAGATGACGGACGGGCAGCTGCGGGTGACAACGGGTGGCCTCTACCTCTTCTACGGCCAATTTGCCGTCACCTGCACGGCATCTACCTGTCCCCCCGGCACCGTCACCCTCCAGCTCCAGCGTGCTGCTCCAGAGCCCCCATTGCTCGCCGTGCCGTTGGCGCTACCCGACAACGCGGGATCCCATCCGGCACGTTCTGGTTTGGCCCAAGCCGTGGGGCAACTCCAGCGTGGGGACGTCCTCCACCTGAACCTGACCGGGAACCTCTCTGGGGACGGGTGGCAGCTGGCACAGGACAAACGGGAAAGCAATTTTGTGGGGCTGCTGCGTATCGCCGGGGAGTGA